In Candidatus Eisenbacteria bacterium, one genomic interval encodes:
- a CDS encoding DUF4350 domain-containing protein, producing MAGLALAALTLGIELRWNAPERLVLLPVFVVAAGLVSTAKQDKNRETVFIVLSLTCLCYFLIFLLLRHPLVNQIVTKSCLDFSFELSRLFAKEVRLGPTCLGLSTTLFFLSFSLIALLFTSGMRRRGLLAIFGVVATIQMLALCLRTPAIYPILYGVTFAIVLSKVTVGRPPPSTASVPLLRIVPVFVITVFLVILGSGGALRTHSGQPRPGRVVVYADGVLQWKDRGGTTEGEKEKAARDFPAFGGLSHYLKHLGYSFELCSSPILPSQLDSTRIFMVINPTRMLTQAEREAIWKFVRSGGSLLVLGDHTDIFGIQKPLNFLLEPIGIAFNFDTAYPLGPRMSWQGALNSWPVGFARVAEDKDTRIDVGASLSVPRRAIPVFIGRHSFSDRGDRLNQTHAYLGNKQLDPGEQTCDLVLVALAFSGHGKVLVFGDTTPFQTAVLTQSYGFVANVFNYLSAPDGVPDMARYPIIPAIILVLVFLLPVIVKLKPSMLAVLLFSLAAGAAAFVATPGTQAPDSVSLPSPLASFDMTHGANYGPFGEDDGLDEFFGWLYEKGLPPILSNRQLAEQMKSSHVVFMIAPELPVLKAEVRSMRTFIREGGLVVMSAGADHGYSAQRALLEFQYRIEERPLGNAPDAKAVWTSGPVTFSSAWPVYSIGGEDKVLCTAWGYPVIRYRPIGQGGLLVIGDAGFFFNKNLETSAVPDLHRNKGEMLEFIQELLDRRPKLEDK from the coding sequence TTGGCAGGTCTTGCGCTCGCTGCGCTCACTCTAGGCATTGAACTTCGCTGGAACGCCCCTGAAAGATTGGTGCTGCTGCCTGTTTTTGTAGTTGCAGCCGGTCTGGTCAGCACAGCAAAACAGGATAAGAATCGGGAGACTGTGTTTATCGTTCTTTCACTCACCTGTCTCTGCTATTTCCTAATATTTCTGCTGCTCCGGCATCCTTTGGTGAACCAGATTGTCACCAAATCCTGTCTGGATTTCTCCTTTGAGCTTAGCCGGCTCTTCGCAAAAGAGGTCAGACTTGGGCCCACTTGTCTCGGGCTTTCGACGACACTTTTTTTCCTGTCGTTTTCCTTGATTGCCTTGTTGTTTACTAGCGGTATGCGCCGCCGTGGCCTGCTTGCTATCTTCGGAGTGGTTGCCACGATACAGATGTTGGCCCTGTGCTTGCGCACCCCTGCGATCTATCCGATCTTGTACGGCGTCACATTCGCGATAGTACTGAGCAAAGTCACTGTTGGCCGCCCTCCGCCATCTACGGCCTCGGTTCCCCTTTTGCGAATTGTACCCGTCTTCGTGATAACTGTCTTCTTAGTGATTTTGGGATCCGGCGGCGCGCTGCGCACTCATTCGGGCCAGCCGCGCCCCGGCCGCGTTGTAGTTTATGCCGATGGAGTGCTCCAATGGAAAGACCGCGGCGGGACAACAGAAGGAGAGAAAGAGAAAGCGGCAAGAGACTTTCCTGCTTTTGGAGGGCTAAGCCACTATCTGAAACACCTCGGCTATTCGTTTGAGCTTTGCAGTTCTCCGATTCTGCCCTCACAGCTTGATTCAACTCGTATATTCATGGTGATCAACCCGACGCGTATGCTGACGCAGGCTGAGCGTGAGGCAATTTGGAAATTTGTCCGTTCAGGCGGTTCCCTGCTTGTGCTTGGAGACCACACAGACATATTCGGCATTCAAAAGCCACTCAACTTTCTGTTGGAACCTATTGGAATAGCATTTAACTTTGATACGGCGTATCCCCTTGGTCCAAGGATGTCCTGGCAAGGGGCACTTAACTCATGGCCGGTCGGATTTGCGCGAGTTGCGGAGGACAAAGATACGAGAATCGACGTTGGAGCTTCCCTGTCCGTCCCAAGGCGCGCCATACCGGTTTTCATAGGACGTCATTCGTTCTCAGATAGAGGTGACCGACTTAACCAAACCCATGCCTACCTAGGCAACAAACAGCTTGATCCGGGTGAGCAAACGTGTGACCTGGTGCTGGTTGCACTTGCATTTTCAGGTCATGGGAAGGTTCTCGTTTTTGGAGACACCACACCTTTTCAAACTGCTGTGCTGACGCAAAGTTACGGCTTTGTTGCCAACGTATTTAACTATCTCAGTGCCCCAGATGGCGTGCCTGACATGGCCCGGTATCCAATCATCCCGGCAATTATCCTCGTCCTGGTCTTTCTATTACCAGTCATCGTGAAACTTAAACCCAGCATGCTGGCTGTCCTACTGTTTTCTCTGGCTGCGGGAGCGGCAGCCTTTGTAGCTACTCCGGGCACGCAAGCACCTGATTCTGTATCTCTTCCATCGCCTCTCGCCTCTTTTGATATGACCCACGGGGCCAACTATGGCCCTTTTGGAGAGGACGATGGACTGGATGAGTTTTTCGGCTGGCTTTACGAAAAAGGACTGCCTCCGATTCTATCCAACCGGCAACTTGCTGAACAAATGAAGAGCTCTCATGTTGTATTTATGATAGCGCCCGAATTGCCAGTTTTAAAAGCTGAGGTCAGGTCGATGCGAACTTTTATTAGGGAAGGCGGATTAGTTGTTATGAGTGCGGGGGCTGACCATGGATATAGTGCCCAAAGAGCCCTTCTTGAGTTTCAGTATCGAATCGAGGAACGGCCATTAGGCAATGCCCCGGATGCCAAGGCTGTATGGACGTCAGGACCGGTGACCTTTTCTTCTGCCTGGCCGGTTTACTCCATTGGAGGAGAAGATAAGGTGCTCTGCACAGCCTGGGGATATCCCGTGATAAGGTATCGGCCAATTGGCCAAGGCGGACTGCTTGTAATTGGAGACGCGGGGTTTTTTTTCAATAAGAACCTAGAGACCTCGGCCGTCCCGGATTTGCATAGAAACAAAGGCGAGATGTTAGAGTTTATTCAGGAACTCTTGGACCGCCGCCCTAAACTTGAGGACAAATAA